In Hoplias malabaricus isolate fHopMal1 chromosome 6, fHopMal1.hap1, whole genome shotgun sequence, a single window of DNA contains:
- the LOC136700259 gene encoding calphotin-like: MNDPHMDAASTDYFFKEAFRRVQESLTVEVGDQPAVLQSYMGVPPEFEGTSNVEGFLLQCQLYLNHLTVPAPHELIQVMFMRSRLKGRALEWADRVLGERALHITVETFSELMRARFSRSTPEDICAGPSAPEDYPLSFSASPAGSTNSPQHERGARLSCLRERDARLSCLRSPASVDDVAAGSPASVDDIAAGSPASVDVVAGSPVSMSAAPSAAPLLVKVAQPAAPLLEKAAQSAVSAPETVATAVSAPVTVDTAASGRTRKTAPRTSGPLPRAVPRLVPRTAPQTFASPGHPQVILMPLSVPVLVPVSVLVPVPLSAFVSLPVPVTVFVSVPVNVLVPVPLPSPVQSPVMSPVSSPIVAPVHSQHPTPVQLPILSQVPSPVLHQSPFQPSVLSRVQPPVLSQSPRLRPPSVSPHPSSLHSPNRMNDPHMDAASTDYFFKEAFRRVQESLTVEVGDQPAVLQSYMGVPPEFEGTSNVEGFLLQCQLYLNHLTVPAPHELIQVMFMRSRLKGRALEWADRVLGERALHITVETFSELMRARFSRSTPEDICAGPSAPEDYPLSFSASPAGSTNSPQHERGARLSCLRERDARLSCLLSVDDGADTSASVDVIARSPISVDDGADSSASVDDVAAGSPASVDDVAAGSPASVDDVAAGSPASVDDIAAGSPASVDVVAGSPVSMSAAPSAAPLLVKVAQPAAPLLEKAAQSAVSAPETVATAVSAPVTVDTAASGRTRKTAPRTSGPLPRAVPRLVPRTAPQTFASPGHPQVILMPLSVPVLVPVSVLVPVPLSAFVSLPVPVTVFVSVPVNVLVPVPLPSPVQSPVMSPVSSPIVAPVHSQHPTPVQLPILSQVPSPVLHQSPFQPSVLSRVQPPVLSQSPVSVQSKVQHPVLSQVPSPVSSSVPSPFSSF, encoded by the exons atgaacgacccacacatggacgcagctagcacggactattttTTCAAAGAGGCGTTCAGGAGGGTACAGGAGTCTTTAACGGTAGAGGTGGGTGATCAACCCGCTGTCCTGCAATCCTATATGGGAGTTCCCCCGGAGTTTGAGGGGACTTCAAACGTAGAGGGTTTCCTGCTTCAGTGCCAACTGTACCTTAACCACCTGACTGTTCCGGCGCCGCATGAATTGATCCAAGTGATGTTTATGAGATCCCGTCTTAAAGGGAGAGCACTGGAGTGGGCTGATCGAGTGCTGGGAGAGAGAGCCCTGCATATCACAGTGGAGACATTTAGCGAACTAATGAGAGCCAGATTTTCCCGTTCGACTCCCGAGGACATCTGCGCAGGACCCTCTGCTCCCGAGGACTACCCCCTCAG cttcagcgcgagcccggcgggCAGCACAAACTCCCCTCAGCATGaacgcggcgcgcgcctctcctgtcttcgtgagcgcgacgcccgcctctcctgtcttc gttcccctgcgtccgtggacgacgtcgctgcaggttcccctgcgtCCGTGGACGAcatcgctgcaggttcccctgcctccgtggacgtcgtcgcagggtctccagtctccatgagtgcggctccctcagccgctcctctgctcgtgaaagtGGCCCAGCcggccgctcctctgctcgagAAGGCAGCCCAgtcggccgtttctgcccccgagactgttGCTACGGCCGTGTCTGCCCCGGTGACTGTAGATACGGCCGCTTCCGGTCGTACCCGTaagacggccccaaggacttcggggccgctCCCCAgagctgtgcccaggctggttcctcggactgccccgcagacatttgccagtcctgggcacccccaggTTATTTTGATGCcactgtctgtccctgtcctagttcctgtctctgtgcttgtccctgtacccttgTCTGCTTTCGTTTCTCTTCCTGTCCCTGTTACCGTGTTCGTGTCTGTTCCTGTGAACGTCTTggtacctgttcccctgcctagtcctgtccagtccccagttATGTCCCCTGTTTCGTCACCAATCGTTGCTCCTGTTCATTCCCAGCACCCAACCCCAGTCCAGTTACCCATCTTGTCACAAGTCCCATCTCCTGTCCTGcatcagtccccgtttcaaccttCTGTCCTGTCTCGAGTTCAACCCCCTGTTCTATCTCAGTCCCCG cgtttgcgtccgccctccgtcagtccgcacccctcatccctTCACAGCCctaacagaatgaacgacccacacatggacgcagctagcacggactattttTTCAAAGAGGCGTTCAGGAGGGTACAGGAGTCTTTAACGGTAGAGGTGGGTGATCAACCCGCTGTCCTGCAATCCTATATGGGAGTTCCCCCGGAGTTTGAGGGGACTTCAAACGTAGAGGGTTTCCTGCTTCAGTGCCAACTGTACCTTAACCACCTGACTGTTCCGGCGCCGCATGAATTGATCCAAGTGATGTTTATGAGATCCCGTCTTAAAGGGAGAGCACTGGAGTGGGCTGATCGAGTGCTGGGAGAGAGAGCCCTGCATATCACAGTGGAGACATTTAGCGAACTAATGAGAGCCAGATTTTCCCGTTCGACTCCCGAGGACATCTGCGCAGGACCCTCTGCTCCCGAGGACTACCCCCTCAG cttcagcgcgagcccggcgggCAGCACAAACTCCCCTCAGCATGaacgcggcgcgcgcctctcctgtcttcgtgagcgcgacgcccgcctctcctgtcttc tctctgtggacgacggcgcagatacctctgcctccgtggacgtcatcgcACGTTCTCCaatctccgtggacgacggcgcagactcctctgcctccgtggacgacgtcgctgcaggttcccctgcctccgtggacgacgtcgctgcaggttcccctgcgtccgtggacgacgtcgctgcaggttcccctgcgtCCGTGGACGAcatcgctgcaggttcccctgcctccgtggacgtcgtcgcagggtctccagtctccatgagtgcggctccctcagccgctcctctgctcgtgaaagtGGCCCAGCcggccgctcctctgctcgagAAGGCAGCCCAgtcggccgtttctgcccccgagactgttGCTACGGCCGTGTCTGCCCCGGTGACTGTAGATACGGCCGCTTCCGGTCGTACCCGTaagacggccccaaggacttcggggccgctCCCCAgagctgtgcccaggctggttcctcggactgccccgcagacatttgccagtcctgggcacccccaggTTATATTGATGCcactgtctgtccctgtcctagttcctgtctctgtgcttgtccctgtacccttgTCTGCTTTCGTTTCTCTTCCTGTCCCTGTTACCGTGTTCGTGTCTGTTCCTGTGAACGTCTTggtacctgttcccctgcctagtcctgtccagtccccagttATGTCCCCTGTTTCGTCACCAATCGTTGCTCCTGTTCATTCCCAGCACCCAACCCCAGTCCAGTTACCCATCTTGTCACAAGTCCCATCTCCTGTCCTGcatcagtccccgtttcaaccttCTGTCCTGTCTCGAGTTCAACCCCCTGTTCTATCTCAGTCCCCGGTCAGTGTTCAGTCTAAGGTCCAGCACCCTGTCTTGTcacaagtcccgtctcctgtttcaAGTTCTGTCCCCAGTCCGTTCTCTTCGTTTTAG
- the LOC136700374 gene encoding L-asparaginase 1-like, with product MAERITRKVYVLYTGGTFGMKKNKEGRLIPQDLKTIKDFIINHTILYERNPGESEDCVRKCIVTKDGFITLYHQLADDDPETIGKQYKILYKMEALEPPIDSSSVIPEDWRKMAEKIKDNKHYFDGFVIIHGTDTMAFTSSALSFILGDFKKTVIVTGAQMPIFHPRTDGIDNFIGSMLMAGYFSNREEMQQVMLYDLNKLYKGNRVVKHDCDSFNVFDSPDVYPLASLETTIKLISSKISLMKSQPKDALSGKRMFTKKEDPQVRILRFFPGITEQYVSGVLSGADGVILETYGCGNVPEFEWLNNLLLKADKEKVLMLNCTQVYRGTVLPIYQSSEILNEAHVIPGYDITPEAALTKMIWTLKSHLDLETKREIMAHSVCGESCAPAMWLMME from the exons ATGGCTGAGAGAATTACAAGAAAAGTGTATGTGCTCTACACTGGAGGAACTtttggaatgaaaaaaaataaagagg GAAGACTCATTCCACAGGATCTGAAAACTATCAAGGATTTCATTATCAACCACACAATCCTCTATGAGAGAAATCCAGGAGAATCTGAGGACTGTGTCAGGAAATGCATCGTAACAAAGGATGGCTTCATCACACTGTA TCACCAGCTGGCAGATGATGATCCCGAAACCATAGGAAAACAGTATAAAATTTTGTACAAAATGGAAGCTCTGGAACCTCCAATTGATTCCTCAAGTGTGATTCCTGAAGACTGGAGAAAAATGGCTGAGaaaattaaa GATAATAAGCATTATTTTGATGGATTCGTTATTATCCATGGCACAGACACAATGGCCTTCACTTCCTCTGCTCTGTCCTTCATTTTGGGAGACTTCAAAAAGACTGTGATTGTTACTGGAGCTCAG ATGCCCATATTCCATCCACGGACTGATGGAATAGATAACTTTATTGGATCTATGCTCATGGCCGGGTACTTCTCTAACAGAGAAGAGATGCAACAG GTGATGCTTTATGACCTGAACAAATTGTACAAGGGGAACCGAGTGGTGAAGCATGACTGTGATTCCTTTAATGTGTTTGATAGCCCTGATGTGTATCCTCTGGCCAGTCTCGAAACCACAATTAAAC tgaTTTCTTCCAAAATCTCTCTGATGAAGTCACAGCCTAAAGACGCTCTCTCTGGGAAGAGAATGTTCACAAAGAAAGAAGATCCACAAGTGAGGATCCTGAGATTTTTCCCTGGAATTACAGAACAATAT GTGTCTGGAGTTCTGAGTGGAGCTGATGGTGTGATCCTGGAGACCTACGGATGTGGGAATGTTCCAGAGTTTGAGTGGCTCAACAACCTTCTGCTCAAAGCAGACAAGGAGAAAGTTCTGATGTTGAATTGTACCCAGGTTTATCGTGGCACTGTTTTACCCATCTACCAATCATCTGAG attttgAATGAAGCACATGTTATTCCTGGGTATGACATCACTCCTGAAGCAGCCTTGACCAAAATGATCTGGACACTGAAATCACATCTTGATCTTGAAACAAAACGTGAG ataatggcgcacagtgtgtgtggagagtcATGTGCTCCAGCAATGTGG CTGATGATGGAATAA